A stretch of the Mycolicibacterium celeriflavum genome encodes the following:
- a CDS encoding type II toxin-antitoxin system RelE family toxin — translation MTYRIELTRAAKNALTHVLPEAVAVACWEFIRGPLAESPRRVGKPLRGQLEGRYSARRGEFRVIYQIFEDRIVVRVIHIAHRRDVYR, via the coding sequence GTGACCTACCGCATCGAGCTGACAAGGGCGGCGAAGAACGCGTTGACCCACGTCCTTCCCGAAGCGGTGGCCGTCGCATGTTGGGAATTCATCCGCGGGCCGCTGGCGGAAAGTCCGCGCCGAGTCGGAAAGCCGCTTCGTGGTCAGTTGGAAGGTCGGTACTCCGCGCGGCGCGGCGAATTCCGGGTGATCTACCAGATTTTCGAAGACCGAATCGTCGTGCGGGTCATTCACATCGCGCACCGTCGCGACGTCTATCGGTGA
- a CDS encoding lipid droplet-associated protein: MATAPYGVRLLVGAAVTAIEETRKLPQTILMYPMTVVSQLAHLVMKMQQDVADLVIKGDETLESLFPPKDEQPEWATFDEDLDDGAAPTPTTDGERLTEGRFALFSNGEPGTSTADRETRTASPDPGDTPEIVTELDYESLTLAQLRARLGTLRVNDLEALLAYEEATKGRAPFQTLLANRITRASAR, translated from the coding sequence ATGGCAACCGCACCTTATGGGGTCCGTCTGCTGGTTGGCGCGGCGGTAACCGCCATCGAGGAAACCCGTAAGCTCCCGCAGACCATCCTGATGTACCCGATGACCGTCGTCAGCCAGCTCGCGCACCTCGTGATGAAGATGCAGCAGGACGTCGCCGACCTGGTCATCAAGGGTGACGAGACGCTGGAGTCGCTCTTTCCGCCCAAGGATGAACAGCCCGAGTGGGCGACCTTCGACGAGGACCTCGACGACGGCGCGGCACCGACGCCCACCACCGACGGTGAGCGCCTGACCGAGGGCCGCTTCGCGCTGTTCAGCAACGGCGAACCGGGGACGTCGACGGCTGACCGGGAAACCCGCACGGCGTCACCGGACCCGGGCGACACCCCAGAGATCGTCACCGAACTGGACTACGAATCGCTCACGCTCGCGCAGTTGCGGGCTCGACTGGGCACCCTGCGGGTCAACGACCTCGAGGCGCTGCTGGCCTACGAAGAGGCCACCAAGGGCCGCGCACCGTTCCAGACCCTGCTCGCGAACAGAATCACCCGCGCGTCCGCCAGGTGA
- a CDS encoding carboxymuconolactone decarboxylase family protein, producing the protein MHSHNDEAKFMADIKAAAPEMVSAFFGFDKAVFNKNTGNLDLATRELIAVGVAVTTQCPFCIEDHAKRAVKAGASKADVAEAVMVAAALRAGGGVTHGWKAMKSIADDE; encoded by the coding sequence ATGCACTCTCACAACGACGAAGCAAAATTCATGGCCGACATCAAGGCCGCCGCACCGGAGATGGTCTCGGCGTTCTTCGGATTCGACAAAGCCGTGTTCAACAAGAACACCGGCAACCTTGATCTGGCCACCAGGGAGCTGATCGCAGTCGGTGTCGCAGTTACCACTCAGTGCCCGTTCTGCATCGAGGACCACGCCAAGCGCGCCGTCAAGGCCGGCGCTTCCAAGGCCGATGTCGCCGAAGCAGTCATGGTTGCCGCCGCCTTGCGCGCCGGTGGCGGCGTCACGCACGGTTGGAAGGCGATGAAGAGCATCGCCGATGACGAGTAG
- a CDS encoding nitroreductase family deazaflavin-dependent oxidoreductase: MPIPAVDPTSDGTGLIKGVVCKIAGSPSGQWYLRHISPRVDPTLMRRTRGRVSSIGTWPRFLLLTHAGAKSGIERVTPLIYFTDGDRVILIASNYGGTRHPAWYHNVKANPVVTLWGGGFEGQFVGQEVTAAEYDRLWALAKQWNPGYNTYDASSGDRKIPLLAFTSTNQTIG; encoded by the coding sequence ATGCCGATTCCGGCAGTGGATCCCACCAGCGATGGCACCGGCCTGATCAAGGGCGTCGTTTGCAAGATCGCAGGTTCACCGAGCGGCCAGTGGTATCTGCGGCACATCTCCCCTCGAGTTGACCCAACCCTGATGCGTCGCACGCGCGGTCGCGTCAGTTCCATAGGGACATGGCCGCGATTCCTTCTGCTGACCCATGCCGGCGCGAAATCGGGAATCGAGCGAGTCACGCCCCTGATCTATTTCACCGACGGCGACCGCGTGATTCTGATCGCATCGAACTACGGCGGTACCCGGCATCCGGCGTGGTATCACAACGTCAAAGCCAATCCCGTTGTGACGCTATGGGGGGGCGGATTCGAAGGGCAGTTTGTGGGCCAGGAAGTTACGGCCGCCGAGTATGACCGCCTATGGGCGTTGGCCAAACAGTGGAATCCCGGCTACAACACGTACGACGCGTCCTCCGGGGATCGAAAGATTCCATTGTTGGCGTTCACATCAACCAACCAGACCATCGGATAG
- a CDS encoding adenylate/guanylate cyclase domain-containing protein, translating into MTGAQIAAYILGFVAAAEAVALAVLWIRYTRQREELDDARRRVDTKNMLLTGGREAVKQVWQTANILRKDGFGAAVRSSIEDLADWAEVERPDLARLAPSGKMVILFSDIEESTALNERIGDRAWVRLLGRHDKMVRRHVDKHSGYVVKSQGDGFMVAFAQPEQAVRCSMDVQRSLRRQPNGIRVRMGIHMGKSVRRGDDLFGRNVAMAARVAGEASGGEVLVSEVVRDALAEVEDVTFDDGRDAELKGFSGSYRLYAVEA; encoded by the coding sequence GTGACCGGAGCGCAGATCGCGGCTTACATACTCGGGTTCGTGGCGGCCGCGGAGGCCGTTGCGCTGGCTGTGCTGTGGATCCGCTACACCCGCCAACGCGAGGAACTCGACGACGCTCGTCGTCGCGTCGACACCAAGAACATGCTGCTCACCGGGGGCCGCGAGGCGGTCAAGCAGGTGTGGCAGACCGCCAATATCCTGCGCAAGGACGGCTTCGGCGCTGCAGTGCGGTCCTCGATCGAGGACCTTGCGGACTGGGCGGAGGTCGAACGGCCGGATCTGGCCCGTCTGGCCCCGAGCGGCAAGATGGTGATCCTGTTCTCCGACATCGAGGAGTCGACCGCGCTCAACGAACGCATCGGTGACCGGGCCTGGGTGAGGCTGCTCGGTCGGCACGACAAGATGGTGCGACGCCACGTGGACAAGCACTCGGGTTATGTGGTGAAGAGCCAGGGCGACGGGTTCATGGTGGCGTTTGCGCAACCGGAGCAGGCGGTGCGGTGCAGCATGGACGTGCAACGGTCACTTCGCAGACAGCCCAACGGTATTCGGGTCCGGATGGGAATCCACATGGGTAAGTCCGTGCGTCGTGGCGACGATCTGTTCGGCCGAAACGTCGCGATGGCGGCCCGGGTTGCGGGTGAAGCCAGCGGCGGCGAGGTGTTGGTCAGCGAGGTGGTGCGCGACGCCCTCGCCGAGGTCGAGGACGTCACGTTCGACGACGGTCGCGACGCCGAACTCAAGGGCTTCAGCGGGTCGTACCGGCTCTATGCCGTGGAGGCCTAG
- a CDS encoding 4-hydroxy-3-methylbut-2-enyl diphosphate reductase: MPTTINMGIPGASSSVTGGVSGKRVLLAEPRGYCAGVDRAVETVERALEKHGAPVYVRHEIVHNRHVVETLAKAGAVFVEETDEVPEGAIVVFSAHGVAPTVHQTAKERDLKVIDATCPLVTKVHNEAKRFARDDYDILLIGHEGHEEVVGTAGEAPDHVQLVDGPDSVDNVTVRDESKVIWLSQTTLSVDETMETVRRLREKFPTLQDPPSDDICYATQNRQVAVKAMAPECELVIVVGSRNSSNSVRLVEVALGAGSDAAHLVDYADDIDPAWLDGVTTVGVTSGASVPEILVRGVLERLGEYGFDVVQPVTTANETLVFALPREIRPARA, from the coding sequence ATGCCGACGACGATCAACATGGGGATTCCGGGCGCCTCCAGCTCGGTCACCGGTGGTGTCTCCGGCAAGCGGGTGCTGCTGGCTGAGCCGCGTGGTTACTGCGCGGGAGTCGACCGCGCCGTCGAAACCGTCGAGCGCGCGCTGGAAAAGCACGGCGCCCCGGTTTACGTGCGTCACGAGATCGTGCACAACCGGCACGTCGTCGAGACGCTGGCCAAGGCGGGTGCGGTGTTCGTCGAGGAGACCGACGAGGTGCCCGAAGGCGCGATCGTGGTGTTCTCCGCCCACGGCGTCGCCCCGACGGTGCACCAGACCGCCAAAGAGCGCGACCTCAAGGTCATCGACGCGACCTGTCCGCTGGTCACCAAGGTGCACAACGAAGCCAAGCGGTTCGCCCGCGACGACTACGACATCCTGCTGATCGGCCACGAAGGCCATGAGGAGGTCGTCGGCACCGCCGGGGAGGCACCCGACCACGTGCAGCTCGTCGACGGGCCCGACTCCGTCGACAACGTCACCGTGCGCGACGAGAGCAAAGTCATCTGGCTGTCGCAGACCACGCTGAGCGTCGACGAGACCATGGAGACGGTGCGCCGACTCCGCGAGAAGTTCCCGACCCTGCAGGACCCGCCGAGCGACGACATCTGTTACGCCACGCAGAACCGCCAGGTGGCGGTCAAGGCGATGGCCCCGGAGTGTGAGCTCGTGATCGTGGTCGGATCGCGCAACTCGTCGAACTCGGTCCGGCTGGTCGAGGTCGCGCTGGGCGCCGGCTCCGACGCCGCCCACCTCGTCGACTACGCCGACGACATCGACCCCGCCTGGCTCGATGGGGTGACGACGGTTGGGGTCACCTCCGGCGCGTCGGTGCCGGAGATTCTGGTGCGCGGCGTGTTGGAGCGGTTGGGCGAGTACGGCTTCGACGTGGTGCAGCCGGTGACGACGGCCAACGAGACGCTGGTTTTCGCCTTGCCAAGGGAGATCCGCCCCGCCCGCGCGTAG
- a CDS encoding LmeA family phospholipid-binding protein produces MNKTSIILIVVIVIALLAGGLAGTELYARHRADTILTDVAECVTEDGVTISFGVNPPFLWQHITGHYTNISVTTEGNRVQSADGMTAEVVLADVRLQDSGDSKGTIGRLDATLSWKSAGIKDTVAANLPGVGNLITGVRTDAAAGTVILEAGDNSVTAKPVVSDGDLNLEVLDVTGPLPKDAVQTALNELTKKLNDNYPLGIHADGVEVTDSGVVGKFSSDDASIPEEDANPCFARL; encoded by the coding sequence TTGAACAAAACGTCGATCATCCTGATTGTCGTCATCGTGATCGCCCTGCTGGCGGGCGGACTTGCCGGCACCGAGCTGTACGCCCGGCACCGCGCCGACACCATCCTGACCGACGTCGCCGAATGCGTCACCGAGGACGGCGTCACGATCTCGTTCGGTGTGAACCCGCCGTTTCTGTGGCAGCACATCACCGGGCACTACACCAACATCTCGGTCACCACCGAGGGGAACCGCGTGCAGAGCGCCGACGGCATGACCGCCGAGGTGGTGCTCGCCGACGTCCGCCTGCAGGACTCGGGAGACTCCAAAGGCACCATCGGAAGACTCGACGCGACGTTGAGCTGGAAGTCGGCGGGCATCAAGGACACCGTCGCCGCGAACCTGCCGGGAGTAGGCAACCTGATCACCGGCGTGCGCACCGACGCCGCGGCGGGCACGGTGATTCTGGAAGCCGGCGACAACAGCGTCACCGCCAAGCCCGTCGTCAGCGACGGCGACCTGAACCTGGAGGTCCTCGACGTCACCGGTCCGCTGCCCAAGGACGCGGTGCAGACGGCGCTCAACGAGCTGACCAAGAAGCTCAACGACAACTACCCGCTCGGGATCCACGCCGACGGCGTCGAGGTGACCGACTCCGGCGTCGTCGGGAAGTTTTCCAGCGACGACGCCTCGATCCCCGAAGAGGACGCCAACCCCTGCTTCGCGCGCCTTTAG
- a CDS encoding DUF1801 domain-containing protein, producing the protein MTEDWRVARVEEIRSLIKEAEPDVVEEIKWRKPSNPDGVPAFSLDGLICTLEMYKGKVKVNFAKGSSINDSDNLFNASLQAPVGRSIDLREDDELDPGAFKKLINEAVEVNRTNRASKRRK; encoded by the coding sequence ATGACTGAGGACTGGCGCGTAGCCCGGGTCGAGGAGATCCGGTCGTTGATCAAGGAAGCCGAACCCGACGTCGTCGAGGAGATCAAGTGGCGTAAACCATCGAACCCCGATGGCGTGCCGGCGTTCTCCCTGGACGGTCTCATCTGCACGCTCGAGATGTACAAGGGCAAGGTGAAGGTGAATTTCGCGAAGGGTTCGTCCATCAACGACTCGGACAACCTGTTCAACGCGAGTCTGCAGGCGCCGGTCGGGCGCTCCATCGACCTACGCGAAGACGACGAATTGGATCCGGGCGCGTTCAAGAAGTTGATCAACGAGGCGGTCGAGGTCAACCGCACCAATCGAGCGTCGAAGCGCCGTAAGTGA
- a CDS encoding guanylate cyclase, whose protein sequence is MSLERALDATRTGDLWLFRGRSGPDRAIQSLTNSPVNHVGMTLAIEDLPPLIWHAELGDKLTDMWTGRNQRGVQLNDARQVVERWINNYHQRCWLRQLTPIASREQEDRALKVVARMDGTPFPSTARLTGRWFRGRLAVADLTRGIPFVHSRVRDATLRRKQQKLQVGLETAYCAETVAITYEEMGLLSTEKHYNWFDPGSFWSGDTLPLAPGYQLSAEIAVDLD, encoded by the coding sequence GTGTCACTCGAGCGGGCCCTCGACGCGACCAGGACCGGGGACCTCTGGCTTTTTCGGGGGCGGTCCGGGCCGGATCGGGCCATCCAGTCGCTGACCAACAGCCCGGTCAACCACGTCGGGATGACGCTCGCGATCGAGGATCTGCCGCCGCTGATCTGGCATGCCGAGTTGGGCGACAAGCTGACCGACATGTGGACCGGCCGCAACCAACGCGGGGTGCAACTCAACGACGCCCGCCAGGTCGTGGAGCGGTGGATCAACAACTACCATCAGCGCTGCTGGCTGCGGCAGCTCACACCGATCGCCAGCCGGGAGCAGGAGGACCGCGCACTGAAGGTGGTCGCGCGGATGGACGGCACGCCGTTTCCGAGCACGGCGCGCTTGACCGGCCGGTGGTTCCGCGGCCGGTTGGCCGTCGCGGACCTCACCCGCGGAATCCCCTTCGTGCACAGCAGGGTTCGCGATGCGACTCTACGTAGAAAGCAACAAAAGCTTCAAGTGGGGCTCGAGACCGCGTATTGCGCCGAGACCGTCGCCATCACCTACGAGGAGATGGGGTTGCTGAGTACGGAAAAGCACTACAACTGGTTCGACCCGGGCTCGTTCTGGAGCGGCGACACGCTGCCGCTGGCCCCCGGCTATCAGCTCAGCGCCGAGATCGCCGTGGACCTGGACTGA
- the ychF gene encoding redox-regulated ATPase YchF yields MSLNLGIVGLPNVGKSTLFNALTRNDVLAANYPFATIEPNEGVVPLPDPRLAELARIFGSEKIVHAPVTFVDIAGIVKGASEGAGLGNKFLANIRESDAICQVVRVFSDDDVAHVDGRIDPKSDIEVIETELILADLQTLERALPRLEKEARTHKERRPAHEAAAAAQEILNGGTTLFAAGVDTAPLRELNLLTTKPFLYVFNADEAVLTDDARKSELREMVAPADAVFLDAKIEAELQELDDESAAELLESIGQTEHGLDALARAGFHTLKLQTFLTAGPKESRAWTIHQGDTAPKAAGVIHTDFEKGFIKAEIVSYDDLVEAGSMAAAKAAGKVRMEGKDYVMADGDVVEFRFNV; encoded by the coding sequence GTGAGCTTGAACCTGGGAATCGTCGGCCTGCCGAACGTCGGAAAATCGACGCTCTTCAACGCGTTGACGCGAAACGACGTGCTGGCCGCCAACTACCCGTTCGCCACGATCGAGCCGAACGAGGGAGTCGTCCCGCTGCCCGATCCGCGATTGGCCGAGCTGGCCAGAATTTTCGGGTCGGAAAAGATCGTTCATGCGCCGGTCACCTTCGTTGATATCGCCGGAATCGTCAAGGGCGCATCCGAAGGCGCCGGGTTGGGCAACAAGTTTCTGGCCAACATCCGCGAGAGTGACGCGATCTGCCAAGTGGTGCGGGTGTTCAGTGACGACGACGTGGCGCACGTCGACGGCCGCATCGACCCGAAGTCCGACATCGAGGTGATCGAGACCGAACTGATCCTCGCCGACCTGCAGACGCTGGAGAGGGCGTTGCCGCGGTTGGAGAAGGAAGCCAGGACGCACAAGGAGCGCAGGCCGGCGCACGAGGCCGCCGCGGCGGCGCAGGAAATCCTCAACGGCGGGACGACGTTGTTCGCGGCGGGCGTGGACACTGCGCCGTTGCGGGAACTGAATCTGCTGACGACCAAGCCGTTTCTGTATGTGTTCAACGCCGACGAGGCGGTGTTGACTGACGACGCGCGAAAGTCGGAATTGCGCGAGATGGTGGCGCCGGCCGACGCGGTGTTCCTCGACGCGAAGATCGAAGCCGAGCTGCAGGAGCTCGACGACGAGTCGGCCGCGGAGCTGCTCGAGTCGATCGGCCAGACCGAGCATGGCCTGGATGCGTTGGCGCGGGCGGGTTTTCACACTCTGAAGCTGCAGACGTTCTTGACCGCGGGACCGAAAGAGTCGCGTGCGTGGACGATTCACCAAGGCGACACCGCGCCGAAGGCGGCCGGAGTGATCCACACCGACTTCGAGAAGGGTTTCATCAAGGCCGAGATCGTCTCCTACGACGACCTGGTCGAGGCCGGGTCGATGGCCGCGGCGAAGGCGGCGGGCAAGGTTCGGATGGAGGGCAAGGACTACGTCATGGCCGACGGCGATGTGGTCGAGTTCCGCTTCAACGTGTAG
- a CDS encoding type II toxin-antitoxin system Phd/YefM family antitoxin: MSTLPLAEVRANLSKLIEQAVRTHERIEVTRQGRRAAVILSAEDFDSIMETLAILSDQQLLRELRDAEAEADNGETYSLDEVTEEMRAAGRLPR, translated from the coding sequence ATGTCTACGCTGCCGCTGGCGGAGGTCCGTGCGAACCTCTCCAAGTTGATCGAGCAGGCGGTCCGTACCCACGAGCGGATCGAGGTCACCCGGCAAGGCCGCAGGGCGGCGGTGATCCTCAGTGCAGAAGACTTTGACTCGATCATGGAAACCCTGGCGATTCTCAGCGACCAGCAGCTGCTTCGCGAGTTGCGCGACGCCGAGGCAGAAGCCGACAACGGTGAGACGTATTCGCTTGACGAGGTGACAGAGGAGATGCGCGCCGCCGGGCGGCTGCCGCGGTGA
- a CDS encoding VOC family protein produces the protein MRWRGVSHVEFAVLNYDDSIAFYDALFGWLGYSSFSSLNMEYQSTYYMTRYVNPHSYIGIQPAGTGNKLTHSDQAVGINHIALWARSRSEVDCFHREFLIGRDISVTDEPEDYPQYWPGYYAVFFDDPINGIHWELAWIPKVPSPRQIWSSYSALRGFAKSRPDLARTVPGVAKQATRTLPSG, from the coding sequence ATGCGGTGGCGCGGTGTGAGTCACGTCGAGTTCGCTGTTCTGAACTACGACGACTCCATCGCGTTCTACGACGCGCTGTTCGGCTGGCTCGGATACAGCAGTTTCTCTTCGCTGAACATGGAGTACCAGTCGACGTATTACATGACGCGGTACGTCAACCCGCACAGCTACATCGGCATCCAGCCAGCCGGCACCGGAAACAAGTTGACGCACAGCGACCAGGCGGTCGGCATCAACCACATCGCGCTGTGGGCGCGCAGCAGAAGTGAAGTCGACTGCTTCCATCGCGAATTCCTGATCGGGCGGGACATCTCGGTCACCGACGAACCGGAGGACTATCCGCAATACTGGCCCGGCTACTACGCGGTGTTCTTCGACGATCCCATCAACGGCATCCACTGGGAACTGGCATGGATCCCGAAAGTCCCTTCCCCACGCCAGATCTGGTCGTCCTATAGCGCGCTCCGCGGATTCGCCAAAAGCCGGCCGGATCTGGCAAGAACGGTGCCCGGGGTCGCCAAGCAGGCGACGCGCACTCTGCCGTCGGGATAG
- a CDS encoding SRPBCC family protein yields MARTDVASRVVKAPLTRVFEALVDPEALAEWLPPAGMMGRFDHLDARPGGSYRKILTYTDPPAAGGSDVVEGRFLEIAPDDRVVQAVDFASDDAAFGGTMTMTWTVTRVDGGTRVELRADDVPPGISATDHEAGMNSSLDKLAAYLARRQAVFRPDGHRAESRK; encoded by the coding sequence ATGGCTCGTACGGATGTCGCGTCGCGAGTGGTCAAGGCCCCACTGACCCGCGTCTTCGAAGCGCTTGTCGACCCCGAAGCGCTCGCCGAGTGGTTGCCGCCGGCCGGCATGATGGGTCGGTTCGATCACCTCGACGCCCGCCCGGGCGGCTCCTATCGGAAGATCCTGACCTACACCGACCCGCCCGCCGCCGGCGGCTCGGATGTCGTCGAGGGTCGCTTCCTGGAAATCGCGCCCGACGACCGCGTCGTGCAAGCAGTCGACTTCGCTTCGGATGACGCGGCTTTCGGCGGGACCATGACGATGACGTGGACAGTGACACGGGTGGACGGCGGCACCAGGGTCGAGCTGCGCGCCGACGACGTGCCGCCGGGGATTTCGGCGACTGACCACGAAGCGGGAATGAACTCATCGCTGGACAAGCTGGCCGCCTACCTCGCCAGGCGTCAGGCCGTCTTTCGCCCGGACGGGCATAGGGCAGAATCGCGCAAGTGA
- the xseA gene encoding exodeoxyribonuclease VII large subunit, producing the protein MTEAEPGKSPDNPWPVRAVATRVAKYIDRLGTVWVEGQLTELKLRQSTAWMVLRDPAADMSLSVSCPRDLVANAPVPLTEGTQVLMHGKPQFYTRNGSFSLRIDEIRAVGLGELLARIERLRRLLDAEGLFDPRLKRPLPFLPRTIGLITGRASHAERDVVTVARDRWSAVHFAIRNTAVQGPNTVPQVVEALRELDADPDVDVIVIARGGGSVEDLLPFYDETLCREIAKCTTPVVSAIGHEPDNPLCDLVADLRAATPTDAAKRIVPDAAAEQALITDLCRRGGRALRNWVHREQRTIDQLRSRPVLAQPMAAINARADEVERARTAARRDITRLVAAEADRIGHLSARLSTLGPAATLARGYAVVQTMPDAAVLRTTADAPKGARLRVRVSDGAIAAISDGPEGTTQ; encoded by the coding sequence ATGACAGAAGCCGAGCCGGGCAAGTCTCCGGACAACCCATGGCCGGTGCGCGCTGTGGCCACGCGCGTCGCAAAGTACATCGACCGGCTCGGCACCGTGTGGGTCGAGGGCCAGCTGACCGAACTCAAACTGCGCCAGTCGACCGCCTGGATGGTGCTGCGCGATCCCGCCGCCGACATGTCGCTGTCGGTGAGCTGTCCGCGTGATCTGGTCGCGAATGCGCCGGTGCCGCTGACCGAGGGCACGCAGGTGCTGATGCACGGCAAGCCGCAGTTCTACACCCGCAATGGCTCTTTCAGCCTGCGCATCGACGAGATCCGCGCCGTCGGCCTCGGCGAGCTGCTGGCCCGCATCGAGCGGCTGCGCCGGTTGCTCGACGCCGAAGGGCTGTTCGACCCGCGACTGAAGCGGCCGCTGCCTTTCCTGCCGCGCACTATCGGGCTGATCACCGGCCGGGCCAGCCACGCTGAGCGCGACGTGGTCACTGTTGCTCGAGACCGTTGGTCCGCAGTGCATTTCGCGATCCGCAACACCGCGGTGCAGGGTCCCAACACCGTGCCGCAGGTCGTCGAGGCGTTACGCGAACTGGACGCAGATCCCGACGTGGACGTCATCGTGATCGCGCGCGGTGGCGGCAGCGTCGAGGACCTGCTGCCGTTCTACGACGAAACACTGTGCCGCGAGATCGCCAAGTGCACCACGCCGGTGGTCAGCGCGATCGGTCACGAACCTGACAACCCGCTGTGTGACCTGGTCGCGGATCTGCGGGCGGCCACCCCCACCGACGCCGCCAAGCGCATCGTCCCCGACGCCGCCGCCGAGCAGGCGTTGATCACCGACCTGTGTCGACGCGGTGGGCGCGCGCTGCGTAACTGGGTGCACCGCGAACAACGCACCATCGACCAGTTGCGCAGCAGACCCGTGCTGGCGCAGCCGATGGCCGCGATCAATGCACGCGCCGACGAGGTCGAGCGTGCACGCACCGCCGCCCGCCGCGATATCACCCGCCTGGTGGCCGCCGAGGCCGACCGCATCGGACACCTGTCGGCGCGCCTGAGCACACTGGGGCCGGCGGCGACGCTGGCGCGGGGCTACGCGGTGGTGCAGACCATGCCGGACGCGGCGGTGCTGCGCACGACGGCCGACGCCCCGAAGGGTGCGCGGCTGCGGGTGCGGGTGTCCGACGGGGCGATTGCCGCGATCAGCGACGGGCCGGAAGGGACGACTCAATGA
- a CDS encoding DUF6542 domain-containing protein, translated as MSAQRARSAVVADHRSAHPNFPGVPGWGAVLVAITATAIGFAFDAGSGGKELSSVFAACYLLGCLAAVLAVRQEAVFTAVIQPPLILFVSVPGAYFLFTGGQFTGVKDLAINCGYPLIERFPLMFFTSAAVLLVGMVRWYVGMATRRTSPQAADDRSESKPGRVAELATALMNKGVAKVSALLARPSHDDAEEVAPPRRKRAESVSRPTRTGRTASNRSGRPTSRTSTPRPRHVRPPETEVIEPVAERPRRPRSGRHAEPPSSAEPRRRPRASNPRQPGPPPSERRVGYERTGRDRTGERPERRRRFDDYQPREPHRSNGNGTHHPVSRVRYRGEETDDRAEYRTRRRTPRDWEADSWEYDI; from the coding sequence GTGTCAGCACAGCGCGCACGGTCGGCGGTCGTCGCCGACCATCGGTCCGCGCACCCCAACTTCCCCGGTGTGCCCGGGTGGGGTGCTGTGCTGGTCGCGATCACGGCAACCGCGATCGGATTCGCGTTCGACGCCGGCTCGGGCGGCAAAGAACTCAGCTCGGTCTTCGCCGCGTGCTACCTCCTCGGCTGCCTCGCGGCCGTGCTGGCCGTCCGGCAGGAAGCGGTGTTCACCGCGGTCATCCAGCCGCCGCTGATTCTGTTCGTCAGCGTGCCGGGGGCCTACTTCCTGTTCACCGGCGGACAGTTCACCGGCGTCAAGGATCTGGCGATCAACTGCGGCTACCCGCTGATCGAACGCTTCCCGCTGATGTTCTTCACTTCGGCGGCCGTGCTGCTGGTCGGCATGGTCCGCTGGTACGTCGGCATGGCGACCCGCCGCACATCTCCACAAGCCGCCGACGACCGCAGCGAGTCGAAGCCTGGTCGCGTGGCGGAGTTGGCGACGGCGTTGATGAACAAAGGGGTGGCGAAGGTCTCGGCACTGCTGGCGCGCCCATCGCACGATGACGCCGAGGAGGTTGCTCCGCCCCGCCGTAAGCGCGCCGAGAGTGTGAGCCGGCCCACCCGCACCGGCAGAACGGCGTCGAATCGCAGCGGTCGGCCAACCAGCAGGACTTCGACGCCACGACCGCGCCACGTCCGCCCGCCCGAGACCGAAGTCATCGAGCCCGTCGCCGAGCGCCCGCGGCGTCCCCGCTCGGGCAGGCACGCCGAACCGCCGTCATCGGCCGAGCCGCGCCGCAGACCGCGCGCGTCGAACCCGCGGCAGCCCGGCCCTCCCCCATCGGAGCGCCGCGTCGGCTACGAGCGCACCGGGCGCGACCGAACCGGGGAGCGCCCCGAACGTCGCCGTCGCTTCGACGACTACCAGCCTCGCGAGCCGCACCGCAGCAACGGCAATGGGACACACCACCCGGTGTCGCGGGTGCGCTACCGAGGTGAAGAAACCGACGACCGCGCGGAGTACCGGACCCGTCGCCGGACGCCCCGTGACTGGGAGGCCGACTCCTGGGAGTACGACATCTGA